The following proteins are co-located in the bacterium genome:
- a CDS encoding DUF1080 domain-containing protein translates to MKKSALLRLLPVLALLACNTGTEPEGVLFSDDFSGHSDGSFPDGWTQFDLLLHDDSPPGLWYVQDGELVEANDTWGGYNDPDWYYQEGTVVLAGDENWGDYRLTVDVTPAVTGGLAIYCRTTVDANQRLEYYRVFITNDEAYGGPFWRLDHRGGLEYTVLKRKDDVGYIPGETFRVIIEVTGNLVRVYSGHRGNLVLEWDGGEGYSYCHTGEIALMAFRNPGIAFDNVLIEEL, encoded by the coding sequence ATGAAAAAAAGCGCTCTACTCCGGCTGCTGCCCGTCCTTGCGCTCCTGGCCTGCAACACGGGCACCGAACCCGAGGGCGTCCTCTTCTCCGACGATTTCTCCGGCCACTCCGACGGCAGCTTCCCCGACGGCTGGACGCAGTTCGACCTGCTCCTGCACGACGACTCGCCGCCCGGGCTCTGGTACGTCCAGGATGGGGAGCTCGTGGAGGCCAACGACACCTGGGGCGGCTACAACGACCCCGACTGGTACTACCAGGAGGGGACGGTCGTATTGGCCGGCGACGAGAACTGGGGAGACTACCGCCTCACCGTGGACGTCACCCCGGCCGTCACCGGGGGACTGGCTATTTACTGCCGGACCACGGTGGACGCCAACCAGCGGCTGGAGTACTACCGGGTCTTCATCACCAACGACGAGGCTTACGGCGGCCCCTTCTGGCGGCTGGACCACCGCGGCGGGCTCGAGTACACCGTCCTCAAACGTAAAGACGATGTGGGCTACATCCCCGGGGAGACCTTCCGCGTCATCATCGAGGTCACGGGCAACCTCGTCCGCGTCTACTCCGGCCACCGGGGCAACCTGGTGCTGGAGTGGGACGGCGGAGAGGGCTACAGCTACTGCCACACGGGAGAAATCGCGCTGATGGCCTTCCGCAACCCCGGCATCGCCTTCGACAACGTCCTGATCGAGGAGCTGTAG
- a CDS encoding sigma-70 family RNA polymerase sigma factor yields the protein MKYADTEDSSLRAYLDQAGKHRVLNRQELVDLIDETEERGESTRDEIIRNNLRLVISIAKRYCDRGLPMQDLIQEGNIGLIRAAEGFDPTMGTCFSTYATWWIRQAVERAIVNKRRTVRIPFDKDRQIKRILRAKEELQSENGEEPDAIAIAAKARMSRKRVEELMNLASGALSLDGAYGNYSNPMMETLSDDELLAPGDLWHEYLLKNSLKKALGELTERERRVLLIRYGFVDGERHSLADTGDQLGFSTETIRQVELSALRKLRKQHSELVNLLN from the coding sequence ATGAAGTACGCCGACACAGAGGATTCCAGCCTACGGGCCTACCTTGATCAGGCCGGGAAGCACAGGGTACTCAATCGGCAGGAGCTCGTGGACCTCATAGATGAGACCGAGGAGAGGGGAGAAAGCACCCGGGACGAGATTATCCGCAACAACCTGCGCCTCGTCATCTCCATCGCGAAGCGTTACTGCGACCGCGGACTTCCCATGCAGGACCTCATCCAGGAGGGCAACATCGGCCTGATCCGCGCGGCCGAGGGTTTCGACCCCACCATGGGCACCTGCTTTTCCACCTACGCCACCTGGTGGATCCGCCAGGCCGTCGAGCGGGCCATCGTAAACAAGCGCCGCACCGTGCGCATCCCCTTCGACAAGGACCGGCAGATAAAGCGCATCCTGCGCGCCAAGGAGGAGCTCCAATCCGAGAACGGCGAGGAGCCCGACGCCATCGCCATCGCCGCCAAGGCCCGCATGTCCCGGAAGCGGGTCGAGGAGCTTATGAACCTGGCCTCCGGCGCCCTCTCCCTCGACGGCGCCTACGGCAACTACTCCAACCCCATGATGGAGACCCTCTCCGACGACGAGCTCCTGGCCCCCGGGGACCTCTGGCACGAGTACCTGTTGAAGAACTCCCTCAAGAAGGCCCTGGGCGAGCTGACCGAGCGCGAGCGCCGCGTACTCCTCATCCGCTACGGCTTCGTGGACGGCGAGCGGCATTCCTTGGCCGACACCGGCGACCAGCTCGGCTTCTCCACGGAGACCATCCGCCAGGTGGAGCTCTCGGCCCTGCGCAAGCTCCGCAAGCAGCACTCGGAGCTGGTCAACCTCTTGAACTGA